A single region of the Triticum dicoccoides isolate Atlit2015 ecotype Zavitan chromosome 2B, WEW_v2.0, whole genome shotgun sequence genome encodes:
- the LOC119365425 gene encoding organic cation/carnitine transporter 7-like isoform X1 has product MLSKPPSDPAGKLSIEMMEDEQSATYTVDDALISSGFGKYQILILSYAGIGLIAEAMEMMLLSFVGPSVQLEWNLTAHQESMITSVVFVGMLIGAYSWGVVSDNYGRRKGFLFTAIMTSGAGFMSAFSPNYVALMALRFLVGIGLGGGPVLGSWFLEFVPAPSRGTWMVVLSAFWTVGTIFEASLAWVVMPKFGWRWLLALSSVPSLLLLLFYAITPESPRFLCMKGRTMEAVDVLEKMARLNGAQLPSGKLVSDKNIELDEVSESATLLAATAKAAKEEENDNIKEDEGSDFGGFKSVSKLLSPKLLRATLLLWMAFFGNAFSYYGIVLLTSELSNGNRICAEQEVESVHSNNSSLYKNVFISSFAEIPGSFVSIMIVDRIGRRLSMASMLFTSCVFLFPLVFSRTEILTRISLFGARLCISASFTIVYIYAPEIYPTSVRTTGIGVASSVGRIGGILCPLVAVALVHNCHQTTAILLFELVVFLSGVAVMFFPFETKGCRLNDTEADMH; this is encoded by the exons ATGCTATCCAAGCCACCCTCTGATCCGGCCGGCAAGCTCTCGATCGAAATG ATGGAGGACGAACAATCAGCCACATATACTGTGGATGACGCCCTTATATCTTCAGGTTTTGGGAAGTACCAAATATTGATTCTCTCCTATGCTGGGATAGGCTTAATCGCAGAAGCAATGGAGATGATGCTGCTATCATTTGTTGGTCCATCCGTTCAGTTAGAATGGAATCTTACTGCTCACCAGGAAAGCATGATTACAAGTGTTGTTTTCGTTGGAATGCTAATAGGAGCTTACTCTTGGGGTGTGGTCTCAGATAACTATGGAAGGAG GAAAGGGTTTCTCTTTACTGCCATTATGACGAGTGGAGCTGGATTCATGAGTGCCTTTTCTCCAAACTATGTAGCTTTAATGGCTCTACGATTTTTAGTTGGTATTGGCTTGGGAGGAGGACCTGTTCTTGGATCTTGGTTCTTGGAATTTGTTCCTGCTCCAAGTAGAGGAACTTGGATGGTGGTACTCTCAGCATTTTGGACTGTCGGTACCATCTTTGAGGCTTCACTTGCATGG GTAGTTATGCCCAAGTTTGGCTGGAGGTGGTTGCTAGCATTATCATCTGTTCCGTCTCTCCTGCTGCTTTTGTTTTATGCTATCACACCAGAGTCGCCAAGGTTCCTCTGCATGAAAGGCAGAACAATGGAGGCTGTGGATGTACTGGAGAAAATGGCAAGGTTAAACGGTGCACAACTCCCTTCGGGTAAGCTTGTTTCCGACAAGAACATTGAGCTAGATGAAGTTTCCGAGTCTGCAACGCTTCTGGCTGCTACTGCTAAAGCTGCTAAAGAAGAAGAAAACGACAACATCAAGGAAGACGAAGGTTCCGATTTTGGAGGTTTCAAGTCTGTTTCTAAGCTGTTGTCACCAAAATTGCTCAGAGCAACTCTGCTTCTGTGGATGGCTTTCTTTGGGAATGCATTTTCGTATTATGGTATTGTTCTGTTGACATCGGAGTTAAGTAACGGAAATAGGATATGTGCAGAACAGGAGGTTGAATCTGTACACTCGAACAACTCGAGCCTGTACAAAAACGTGTTTATTTCTAGCTTTGCAG AGATTCCAGGGTCATTCGTGTCCATCATGATCGTGGATAGAATTGGGCGAAGGCTTTCAATGGCTTCGATGCTCTTCACTAGCTGTGTCTTTTTATTCCCGCTAGTGTTTTCCCGCACTGAAATACTGACAAGAATCTCATTATTCGGTGCCCGGCTCTGCATTTCTGCGAGCTTCACAATCGTATACATATACGCTCCTGAG ATCTACCCAACCTCTGTGAGGACAACAGGCATCGGCGTCGCCAGCTCGGTGGGCAGGATCGGCGGCATTCTGTGCCCTCTTGTCGCTGTTGCTCTGGTGCACAACTGCCATCAGACGACCGCGATCCTCCTCTTCGAGCTCGTGGTTTTCCTCTCGGGGGTGGCCGTCATGTTCTTCCCTTTTGAGACGAAAGGCTGTAGGCTGAACGACACCGAGGCCGATATGCATTGA
- the LOC119365425 gene encoding organic cation/carnitine transporter 7-like isoform X2, whose protein sequence is MEGGRKGFLFTAIMTSGAGFMSAFSPNYVALMALRFLVGIGLGGGPVLGSWFLEFVPAPSRGTWMVVLSAFWTVGTIFEASLAWVVMPKFGWRWLLALSSVPSLLLLLFYAITPESPRFLCMKGRTMEAVDVLEKMARLNGAQLPSGKLVSDKNIELDEVSESATLLAATAKAAKEEENDNIKEDEGSDFGGFKSVSKLLSPKLLRATLLLWMAFFGNAFSYYGIVLLTSELSNGNRICAEQEVESVHSNNSSLYKNVFISSFAEIPGSFVSIMIVDRIGRRLSMASMLFTSCVFLFPLVFSRTEILTRISLFGARLCISASFTIVYIYAPEIYPTSVRTTGIGVASSVGRIGGILCPLVAVALVHNCHQTTAILLFELVVFLSGVAVMFFPFETKGCRLNDTEADMH, encoded by the exons ATGGAAGGAGGCAG GAAAGGGTTTCTCTTTACTGCCATTATGACGAGTGGAGCTGGATTCATGAGTGCCTTTTCTCCAAACTATGTAGCTTTAATGGCTCTACGATTTTTAGTTGGTATTGGCTTGGGAGGAGGACCTGTTCTTGGATCTTGGTTCTTGGAATTTGTTCCTGCTCCAAGTAGAGGAACTTGGATGGTGGTACTCTCAGCATTTTGGACTGTCGGTACCATCTTTGAGGCTTCACTTGCATGG GTAGTTATGCCCAAGTTTGGCTGGAGGTGGTTGCTAGCATTATCATCTGTTCCGTCTCTCCTGCTGCTTTTGTTTTATGCTATCACACCAGAGTCGCCAAGGTTCCTCTGCATGAAAGGCAGAACAATGGAGGCTGTGGATGTACTGGAGAAAATGGCAAGGTTAAACGGTGCACAACTCCCTTCGGGTAAGCTTGTTTCCGACAAGAACATTGAGCTAGATGAAGTTTCCGAGTCTGCAACGCTTCTGGCTGCTACTGCTAAAGCTGCTAAAGAAGAAGAAAACGACAACATCAAGGAAGACGAAGGTTCCGATTTTGGAGGTTTCAAGTCTGTTTCTAAGCTGTTGTCACCAAAATTGCTCAGAGCAACTCTGCTTCTGTGGATGGCTTTCTTTGGGAATGCATTTTCGTATTATGGTATTGTTCTGTTGACATCGGAGTTAAGTAACGGAAATAGGATATGTGCAGAACAGGAGGTTGAATCTGTACACTCGAACAACTCGAGCCTGTACAAAAACGTGTTTATTTCTAGCTTTGCAG AGATTCCAGGGTCATTCGTGTCCATCATGATCGTGGATAGAATTGGGCGAAGGCTTTCAATGGCTTCGATGCTCTTCACTAGCTGTGTCTTTTTATTCCCGCTAGTGTTTTCCCGCACTGAAATACTGACAAGAATCTCATTATTCGGTGCCCGGCTCTGCATTTCTGCGAGCTTCACAATCGTATACATATACGCTCCTGAG ATCTACCCAACCTCTGTGAGGACAACAGGCATCGGCGTCGCCAGCTCGGTGGGCAGGATCGGCGGCATTCTGTGCCCTCTTGTCGCTGTTGCTCTGGTGCACAACTGCCATCAGACGACCGCGATCCTCCTCTTCGAGCTCGTGGTTTTCCTCTCGGGGGTGGCCGTCATGTTCTTCCCTTTTGAGACGAAAGGCTGTAGGCTGAACGACACCGAGGCCGATATGCATTGA